The DNA window CTCATCAACAAATCtagttttagtttgagtctttaaTTAAAACATGCATCGTATATAGTCAAGAAGCTTTGCTGCATGAGATGTGAATGCCGTTGATAACTTTAGAACAAAGAAGACGTAAGATTTAGAAAAATGAAGTTACCGAAGGATCTCATGGAGAATGATAGATTTATAGATCTTGTCAGGGTCATTGGCAAACTTATTGAAGGTCGCAGTTTTGCAAATTGTGCTTGAATATTATAGTAATAGTTGACACACTGAATAATTTGAAGTGTTACACACACTGTGTAACCACTACATGTAATCTAGCAAcatttatataaacattttcatttaagGCTGGGTTGTAAGAATAAACAATTTGTAGTTCAGTGAGATGTTGTTGACTTGAAgacaaacaaaatgttcaaacCTCGTTGACTGTACTCAGAAATTGATTCGGTTATGAGCAGCATTTGTTTCATAGCACAGGAGAACAATTGTATCTTTGACATGGCtaaaattgtaaagaaagtGTGGCATAACTTACTAGTATCTTGCATTTAGTTGACAGTGGTCATGGAAATTTGTAGTTGCTGTAGACAATCATTTTTCCAAAGGCCAAGACATAAAATAAACTGCTAAGTACAATATTGATATGAGAAATAACTTAGTTTGTATACTTGATTTGTAGGATTGGAAAGAACTCTGGATAGATGAGGCCTACTGGCATCTCTTATTTTGTCTGGTGTTAATGGTCATTATGGTACTATGGAGACCAACTGCTAACAACCAGAGATATGCATTCTCACCATTGACAGATTTAGCTGAGGAGGAAGGAGACGAAGAGAGCAAAGAACCTATGATGAATGATGCCTTTGGTAAGTTAaaaagtaatgtacatgtagtaggtaCAAAGACCAGTTGTTAGACTTAGGTTAAGAAATCAACAGTTGATTTGAGTGTTGTAAAGGTATGATTTACCCTTCAAAAAAGTGATGCTATCAGTAATGTTTTACTGACTTCTACAACTAGCACTGATTTACCCCATTCACACTCAGTCCCTTATATAAAAAGTAAACAGTACTATATGTAAGACGGCACTGGATGATGGCCAGTGGTATTATAAGACAAAAATTGCCAAAGAATTATGCAAAGAATTTAACCTTTGTGATTTCTTGTATACCATCATAAACCGTATATGTTTTGTACCTTAACAACTTGCGATGTAAAGAACtgttttaaatttatatatctTTTGTTTCAACAGAGGGAATGAAGATGAGAGGTGTAGGGGGTAAGAGTAATGGTTCACCCAGGGTACATATCACTCCAGACAGCAAAGCTGAAGCTGATCTCAAGTGGGTTGAAGAAAACATTCCACAGTCAGTTGCTGATGCGTAAGTATCCCCTCAATATAATGTTGTTTTACACCATTATTGGGTTCACACGTGAAAAGGCTATAAaatccttgaatttcaaaacacCCCTGGAAAGTAGTAGGAAGTCCTGCAAAATTTGTTGTATCTTGCCCGGAGTATGACCTTTACCACATGATCAgccaaaaaatagaaaattcCCATTACATGACTGGTAAATTTTCAAATCAGTGTTATCAATGATAAAATGAGATTGTGTGATAAAGTCACGTTACATTGCTAGTATGATAATAAAACTGTAAGCCACTTCTTTCACAAGAGTTATTATTCAGAAACTTTGTAGTTTTCGGTCATGCCATAATTAAATAGTTATTATCACATCGTATAATGATATTCCTGTTGTATAAGAAGTGAAGTGAAGAGTTGGGAAGAGGGATTTAGTTTTCAAAGATGTGATATACAGGTACTAGGTTTATCCATGCACACAAGAGAGGATCCCTTCTATTGCCTTTGGTATAGCCATGagaatttatatatttactatatgttaatattcattgcagagccccccccccccccccccccccttaaaaaaaatacctacAATCAAAATTATGAAAGAGATGTGAAAGATGCAATGGAAATAGGAAGTGCTGACAATTGTTCTTGTTTAATTTAGTCATTTGACAAGTATGCTTTCTTATTTTTCAGAGCATTACCAAGCCTTCTTGACTCAGATGAAGAAATTATGaccacaaaatttgaaatgagtaAAATGGAATAAGGAAGAATGTGAATGATGCCTTATACAGGGTGTGATATTGTGATATGAAGGTCATCTTACCAATAAGAATAATACTCTAGGAACTATGAAGTGTGTCCCAATATTTCCTGAAAATATAACGCAAAATTACTCCTGCAAAGGACTGGGGCTTATGGGGTTTATTTTAATGTACCTCTTTTTCTCACAAAGGCTATGTTTATCTTTGAAGTAAAATAAGATAATCTGTTTTACGTTGAAAGATGACACCCTTCCATTCTTTTTGTGTACTGTATTTATATGGTGACAGAGTTAAGAAAGAATTTGcattgaaaatgatgaaataaagaCTGGGTCATGACTTGATAGATAGTTTCCATTGTTTATACTTATTGATATATTGACCCTACTAATTATCAGTCAATTGCATTTTACTCCAAAATTGCAACATACAATTTCAATTACCACTTTCAGTATCGGCAATGGACACTCACTACCTTTCCTTCCATTTTCATCATGGCTTTGAAAATTTATCAGTTCTTTACCAATAATGGTGCTTGTTTTAGCTCTTCTATGTACAAATATGGTAGTTCAGTGTTGCTGATACGAGGGATCTGTGAATACTTCATGTACTACTCAGAACACTTTTATAGTTTTACTTCAACTACTTTTATAAAAAATGGAAACTTATGAACTAGATACAATCATATTGGAGGTGTCTACTGTCATCTTGTTTATTTGCCCCTTTGCTGATTATATAGAAGAAATAATTTGCGACAACAACTTTGCAGTGGTTTTATTGCAAGTTGAAAGAAATAACTAATCAGTTTATGTTATTTACTACATGGAATGAGAACAGAGTCCTCCTACTAATATGCCAAGAGAGCTATTTCCTCATTCCATAATTCTGTCCTTCAGTAATCTGTATTATTACATAAATGTGTAAGTGAAAAGACAATTGTCAGTATCGCCATAACATACCAGATTAGTTAAGTATACTCAGAACAACAGATTCTCTTCATAGCTTTTGAAAAGCTAGAATTCCTTTCTGTATGGGTTTATGTATGGTCTGcaatattgtatgtaaatagTCTTTCCAGGTGAGGTACTGTTACAACAAGAAGTGAATTTTCAGAGAGATGAAACCCCCTTTCTTGTCTTCACTTCCATGTTCTTCTGTTGTTTGGTAATGCCTAGTGAAGTTTGTTTTTTCAATTGTAGTAATTTAAgtttaaaaattgtttatatttttcaaGTTTCACATCAGTAGTATGTATTATGGGGCAATAAAGTTACTTTCCTGTTACAAAAAGATTAAGTGATGAAGGTGTTAACATGGGTAGTTGTTATACATTGGAACCAATAGTGTAGATgtatttatgatttatttttgaatgtgCATGATGTAATTTTTAGGTCAGGTTCCAAGCATTGGGCTTGACAAGAGGGTTTAAGTTGTATTTGGCTGGCCAATGAATGTAAAGACATAAATGAATAACTTGGATTGTTGTGGTAGAAAAAGACTATCGTGTATATTAACATGAAGTACTCTAAGTCTGTAAATTGAATCCTTGGTTTTTGTTACTCAAAGGAGAATTTAGGTACTACATTTTGAAGTGCCTATACCAGAATGGTGATAACTATTACGATATCTCGCATGACTGTAGGCTTAGCACAGCTTCTCATTTCCATTAATTCTGTCCCAGTCATAATTCTAGAGACTGTATTACTGcataatatacacatttattttttcaataacTGAAAAGtgtcacttttttaaaaatacttttcacCCTCTAGTAGCTAAGTACTACAATCATGAATATGGCAAAGACAAACACTTCAGACAGTATTCGTATTGTAtctcatttcatattttcaaaatgctATCGTAAATTTTTTGTTTGCGAGTCTCTGTCATAACATGAATTGTTGTTGAAAAGCACTATGGTAACTTGCCATGACTGGGACAGTTGTCTTTGATGTAGAACTCTGTCATAGAAAAGTGGTCATGTCTCTGGTAGGTGAACATAGCATGAAGGGATTGAATTGGTTGCATGCTATTTGGCTAGTCTAAGAATAAATACTAGCCAAGGatgtacaaaattttgaaatcctcggctagttggttggttggttggttggttggttgagtCATGATTTATCTGTCTATATGCTTAGTTTAGAGCATATTTATTATCTTTTAGTGACTTTACACTGGCTCTTTAAGAttctcatttttttaaaagaggtCTTGAAAATTTATGATGTAATTGAACATGGGCTTTAAAACTTAAAACATTGTGGAATAAAGATATTGTACAGGAAGTGATagtctgaatatttttttttcaaatgtatgtGGCATCGCACACACCAGTAACTGAAGTTTAATGGCAGACATCTTAATGCTTCGTCAAGAGAGAGTTTACATTGTCTAGAGAGAGTTTACATTATGTTGAAATGGTATAAAAATAGCTGGTTTTGGTAGTTATGATTTTCAAGCCAGCCATATTGCATTTGTGTGCTGATTGTCTCCCTGAATTGACAGCACAAGAGATGAAAATCTGGAATTCATCACTGGACACCATTTTAAGTGGTATAGTTGAACTTTCCCTGCAAAAAGTATTGATATGAGAGAACAATGTACCACTTTAGAAAGTAGTAACTTTTGACCAGCCAAGAATGTTGGACATTTGCCTATCATGAGAACACACCTTCACTGCTTTAATTTAGATAAAGAGCATACACATGCATGATGGCCATTTTCCTAGATTTTAAAACTATCTACATGCTAATATGGCAAAATCAGTTAAAAGCTAAATATGTTGCTTAACAAGATTTATCTGCAATTGCATAATGAGGGCTTTTAAATTGTCAGTTGAGCTGATGTGGACACCAAACATAGCAGGAAATGACAtctcattgtacatgttgtagtagTTTGTGCTGAATGTGAGGTAcaaatggaaatgaaatgaGAACGACGAGGCCTTGTGAAAGATTTAAgttgtagtgtgtgtgtgtgtgtgcacgcatgtgtgtgtgtgtgtgtgtgtggagggagTGCAttgaaaacacatacatattttcagACTATTAAGTATTATTTATTTAGATAAACAAAATAGAGGAAAAAGTAATTCTACATATAAAACTATCTAATATCGGCCCTTCCTGTGCAAGTACCAGTATTTATCTGTGATCTCTTAAAtcttacaaatattatttttgccAAATATGtctaatgatgacatcatttgacTAAACTGGATCACATGGTTGAATATATACACAAGTCTGACTTCAGACAGGATTTTGATTGGTTACAGTTTGTAATTGAATTCTGTGAAGTTAAAATCACAAGACAAATATGATAAGAGCgatgtcaaatacatgtatataaggaTATGACAATTCTTGAACACTTCATAAACTTATGtcataaatggaaaaaaaatatattcatgattTAATAAGTTGTTATAATCTAATATATGAGTATATACCATGAGATGTTCTAAGGAATAATACATTTGGTTAATATACAGTAATTGTTTAAATTTAAACACCCTTGCTGAAATGATACACCATCATTAATACCATGTATTGCATCTGATAAtgtcaatttatatatatatgaaatcaaCGTAATGAATGAAAGTATTATTAAATTGTCAATGAGTGCACAACTGAAAATATTCTTATTGTTATACAAATTCATACACTACCAGTAATAATGTAAACTGACTGGAAATATCTCATTTATGTGTTACAATAAATTCAATGACCatactaatcaatcaatcaatcaatcaatcaatcaatcaatcaatcaaaatgaaatttataaagTGACAATCTCCAGAGCACTGTTCAGTTCAGTGGTGGGTTAGACCActtattatacaaatgtaaacgAACAAATGAAAGACGttatatttgaaaacaacattgtgatgcaaaagaaaataatttacaaCTGTGGGTTCTTTACTCATATTGCAAAAAGACTGGTAGTTGCAGACACTTGTAGAAATATACAGGTCTCTCATTTCAGTGTCACTACtctattaaaatataatttttcaatATCATTAATCCTCaacaattattcaaatttcactGATATTATACTTTCATgagaaatttgacaaaataacactTCTAATATTATATTATCCCTCTTAATTTACTGATGTAAAATGCTGTGaacattaatatatatttttgtttttaaagtgaattcggaacttgggtagatttcACCTGTTTAGAATCATTAGACGCATATATTGTCATGATCAACATGACTATGCTGACAGGCTGATTTTAATTGTCAATTCCAGTCAATTATTTCAAGGTTTTAAAGTTTATCAAATTGGGTGCAAAGTTTGtgtcatttcatatcaaatttgtacatgtgtactcaAGTACTGGCCTTCCTACGCAGCCCAGCGTGCATACTCCTGTAGTGGGACTGATATCTATTTTCTATTCAACAATCCACAGGCAAGTAAGAAGTAAGAACTGTTCTTACTTGTCTGTTAACAAACTCAATTGCTTTACTGTCAGTGAAATTTTGATACTCAAATAAAGTCGataaaaatattttgctctAGACTTTCAATATCCCTCTCTTGAGATGAATACAAAAAGTCCAAATCAAACAGAACAACTAACTTGTATTTCCATTAAAAAAGGAACCATAGTTAAGTAACACATTCCACAATAGATATTTGCAGCTTGTACTCACAATATGGAAAACGACTATGGGGACTGCAAATTTCCTTTCTCCACATTTGTAtggcctcagaccactaaaaagtgGTCTGAAGTATGGCTAACCTAAGACCACTattgttagtggtctgagggctAACTTGTTCTCCAGTTGTTAaagacaaaattatttgtttacaaactgtTGTTGCAAATGaagatattatatattattctaACATACAGCACAATAGAGTATAAACAGGGATCTATAACTCAGGTCTCTTTTAAAGTCTTGTggaataaatacataatttgtaCTTTTAAGTTTACGAAGCATTgtggtcatacatgtatatgtctttATCTGTGGAAAGGGAGTTCAGTTACATGTCTAGGGAAATACAGTGGAGCAGTACAGTgtctgtgtttacatgtatacaatgacTGTTAGCATGGTGTTAGTTACTAAACAGTCCTGGGTAACTGTACTAAGTATCAAATGGAAGTACCAACAGAAATATACTATCTTATCATAGTAATACTGTTTCACTGTATAGTCTATCTAGAGTCAATTCTACAATTTATAGACTGTGTCATACTTTGAGTAAGTCTGTCTGTTCACCAcaaaaagtatatattatacaatatcagaCTGGTATCACTTTATAACCCAGTATTAATAATTACATAATAATTACAACTCATCTTTCAATTGCATTAACTGTAAAGCTGGATTTCTTTTAGGTTTATATTTCATAAGCTTTGCATATTCTAGGAGCAGTTTTCTCCAGTAGCATTCTATATCCTCCATTCTAAGATGATCCCAGATTAATTTGAAACCCCTCTCTGCAATTTCATGTGCGATTTTGTCATTGGCTTTGACAAATTCAATCACTTCCTTCACCTGATTGAGATCTTGACTTACTGGGATGTAATGAACCCATTGTTTCAGTGCTGGATAGAAAAACTCTTGCCAATCATTACCAACATGAAAAACTAATGATTTGCATAGAAAGAGATGCTTCAAACGGAAGCTTGCTGCAACACCTCGGAAGTTAAATAGATATTTGTATTGGCAGTGCTCTTCTAAAGTAATTTCTTTTGCTGGAGGAGCTCCAAGAGTATCCTTATCAGATTTCCATGCTTGGTTTTTGGTATACTGGGCATCAACAAGGTCAGGTTCAGCTCTAGATAGAAGGACCAATGGATCACGTTCAGCACTGGTTCTGGAACCTCTGAAGAATGCTTTTTCATGTTTCTCCTCCCAAGGCCACTTCTTAGCTTCCTTGTACAGTGACTCTCGAAACAGATCCCATCTTCCAAGTCCAGTTGGAAATATTGGCCAGACTGCAGGTCCACCTTCCCAGAAGGTCCATGCTGGGTACATAATATCCCACATTTGGCTATCTACTTTACTGAAGGAAAGTACGGGTTTGGGGTCTGTGTATTTTGGACTTTGTGGATAGTCTCTTACATTGATAATAAACTCCATATCAGGTAacctatttatttgttttagaaTGAAATGTTCAACTCCACTGCATCGAGATGGAAACATACACTCTTTAGATCTGTACAGTTTATGTTTGATGATCTGATAATGTGTGCCCACTTTTTGGCCTAAGGTCTTTTCAAATAGATCCTTTGTGATACCACCCCGGTCCTTCCATACCTTCAAATCATAGTTGAGGACGTTCCTGTGACAAGAACATTCTCTGATGTCTTGTTCGCATTCAGTGTATTTGCTGAGTGCGAACTCAATTTCGTTTAGGTACAGTTGCCACCTTGGATCAGTTGTGTTTGAAGACACTCCATCTACCTCGTCTGATCCACTGCATTGATGCGAAACCAAGAGGAGAACAGAGATCGCTACAAGGCGTTGCACGATTCCCACTTCCATTTTCACTTTTTGATGGTCAATGACGTGTCCTTATGTTACTGGAGTCTTGCATCTACACGTTCATCCGGGACGAACTGGTCTCTCCTCGATCCTCCCTGTAAATGAGCGAAACCAATTAGTAACCCTTACGTTTATAttcaagaacaaaacaaatttaaggATGGCAGGGTACAGAATGTTGGAATATTTGTTTACACCTAATGAAAAAACTGGTACCAAAGCCTCATAATAGAGTACACACCTGTGGCGCGGCGACCGACTATTACACTTCGAGGTCGGGGTTCAGAGTGTATCTTAATTAGCGCCCGCTAGAGGTGAACCATGAGGATCACATGATAGTGTGTTGATCGAAAGACGATGGTGATCTGTTAGTTTTTGAGTAAATTCGTCACAAATTAGATAATTTACCCCACTGTTATGCACCATGCACGATGCATACGAAGCAGAGCCGATCCTTGAGAGGCTTCCCTTACAGATAGAATCGGTAGCATGTCACGGTAAGTGAAAGATAAATGGGCGTGCATTAGGTTGACCGGAAAGTCAAACTTCAATGCAAAGATTATAGAATCTCAAATGTGTTGTGGTTTTTGTGGGTAGCGTGTATGTTTACATACCGTGCCTATGTCtttatttttgtacttgttAAAATGTCTGTCATGTTTGTATGTTTCTGCCATAAggatttcatattcatattttcgtATTTCATATTACATACAGTACATCTACACTAGACATGAAACATATATTTGATTGCCATGAATGAATATTTCGCTTGACTCAAATGTCATGACAGAGTGCACACGCAGCACAGTATCTCAGAAGATTCCATTCACCTTTTTTTAGATGAAAATTATAACAGGGGGTTGTTTTCCTCATGATGTCCGGAAGTTGTCaccaaatatttacaatatttgtgaGTAATGACTTATATATGGGTATGTCTGAAGTGGACAAGGTTTGAAATGTGTAAAGTTCAAGTCATGTACACTTGTATGACAGCATGTGAGGTTATTGGGCCATTCATTATGTTATTAGGCATATAACAAGCACGAAATAGTTCATTTATCTAACCGTTGGGTTCATAATATTCATACTTTATTTATCCAATCACTGTGCACATAACTGAcattacatatttcatttatccAATCACTGTGCATATAACAAACAGACATTAAGTATTTCATTTATCCAATCACTGTGCACAGAACAGACATTAGGTATTTCATTTATCCAATCACTGTGTACATAACAGACATTAGGTATTTCATTTATCCAATCACTGTGTATATAACACTAGACATTAAGCATTTCATTTATCCAATCACTGAGCACATAACAGACATTAGGTATTTCATTTATCCAATCACTGTGTATATAAcagacattcagtatttcatttaTCCAATCACTGTGCACAGAACagacattaggtattttatttatCCAATCACTGTGCACAGAACAGATAGTTATACTAGGGATCTGGATATAATTATTTGCCCCAAGAGTGGCAAGGATCTATACTATAGCAAAGGTATACTTTGAATTTGATGAGTTTATAAAGGTTTGTTCCCTAGTGCATGCAATCATACAACTCTGTTACATAATGCCAATACACAGACTTGTTATCATGGTCATGAACAAAATGAATGTGGAAACTCCAATAGTCACAAAGCACTTCAAAGTGTATTGGTGAGATCGAGACTTGGTCTGAGGACAGAGAGGTACTGCATTCAACACCTGGCCATGCACCAAGGTCACTAGGTATTGACATTTTTATGCACACTTTATTGAAGAACAAGTGCACAACTAAAACAAAGTCTTACATGTAGGTGTGGCAGCACACATGTTTACAAGTTGGTTGACAGTGACATTGTGATTGTTATCAAAACtgaggacagtttcattgtgatgaTTAACTAGATTGTGGATagtttcattgatggttaactagattgcagacagtttcattgaGATGGTTAACAAGATTGgggacagtttcattgtgatggttaacaagaatgcagacagtttcattgtgatagTTTACAAGTTTgcagacagtttcattgtgatagTTAATAGactgtggacagtttcattgtgatgtTGTAATTGTATCAAGATATAATATTGTTTGCCATTATCTTTGTGTCTGTTGATGCTCCTCCAACTAAAGAAATTACTCGAAGAACACTTTCCATACAACCAAAAACACTGCTTCCATACACCGTAACAAAATATATCGCCATTAGCCTAAATAAACTATTATGTTTTAGTATTGAAAGAGCTAAAAGTATATTAGCATCGAATgagtgatatgatatgatatgatatgatatgatatgatatgatatgatatgatatgatatgatatgatatgatatgatatgatatgtatacaatagacaccagtggaaagataaacaacaaggcggagctGCGTTGTTTAtatttccaccggtgtctattgtacttatgcctgacaagttcacaggatagcaggattagtccatctcatccttgctagactagattaagataaagtacacactgtctcaccccttgccaggctaggtgatgataatactgagataaaagtgtacacattcggatggggatacacacagcatgcagtgttcactgCGAAACAAATAAGCCCTAATGGATGTATTAGGGccttacactatccaatactgataagacttcagcagcaactcagacaaggagttggttatacCCCACTGCACAAACTTTATATTAGCTcaggtagaggactgctaatcctgtacatgtcaaacactgagtcaacattttgacagctaaagggtataagatatgatatgatatgatatcatatatgatatgatacgatacgatacgatacgatacgatacgatacgatacgatacgatacgatacgatacgatacgatacgatatatgatatatgatacatgatatatgatatgtgttGGAATGTTTCATTGTTTACATTCTGATCACATATGTTTCCAAGATACAAACTATAGCAACTAATGTATAGAATTATGACAGTTTTACTTTCATGTAATTTGTTGTATACtcattactgtatatgttttattACAGGAGATGTGTTGTTGGTGGGCACAAAGCAAGGTCATCTCCTTGTATACAGTATAAATCCTGCAACAGGTACAGTGGGCTTGATACAACATATTGTACAGTCAGATAGGACAGTGGGCTTGATACaacatattgtatgtacagtcaGATAGGACAGTGGGCTTGATACAACATATTGTACAGTCAGATAGGACAGTGGGTTTGATACAACATATTGTACAGTCAGATAggacaattatttttttgtgtgtcatTTTTCTTTGCCTCTGTCTGTCGACAGCATGTTCATATGATTCTGTTATCAGTTGCTGATCATCACAACATAGTACAATCTATCATGTATTGATCTCCACATTACTGTTATCTATGAGTGGTAACTTTAACATGAAGATAAATCATTGGATTATGATATTTTGGTATCTGTCTTGAACTCTGTAATCAAAGCAAGACAGGTCATTTCCTGTATTGAGTAAAGAAACTGGCCAAAAGGTCATCCAAAGTTCAACAAATTGTCTTCCGTGACAACACCAGTGGTGTAATAAGAGTACTTTGGATTTGATGATATTCACAATGTCTTCCTTATCTTGTTATGATTCTTCTTTCATAGCATAATACCTGCATTGCATGTCTTTTTCTCATTTTGTCCAAAGGTGATGAAAGATTTGCTGTCAACTTACTAAGATCTAATAAATCTTTTGCCAAGAGACCAATCCAACAGTTAGCATGTGTAGCAGAATTCCAAATACTTATTTCACTCTCAGGTAAATGTTGATTCTTGTACAAAGATGTGATCAGAGGAATGTATCAGTTTTGACTTAGCTGTCAAGATTGGTGTCATTTTGTCTGTCATGCATGAATGAAATACAGGAATGGGTCAATGGAATTCTTTACTTAATTTCAGTTTATTTGAATCTGGTTCCACCATACTGTTATCTGGACTTGTACCCCAGCTGTTAACATGTACTCTGAACAGAATAGAACAATTTCTCAAAATATCAGTGAAGAACATGAAAATCAGTAAATGCTTCAGTTTGATAAATGTCCaagaaaatattgataaatagtaaataattgttcTGTAAGATAGCTAATATAAAGCTTAGGagtttatacttttgaaattaatgtaaatttattacaaataatcATATCGCAATAAAAGCATGTGTAGTGTATCATTGAAAAATTTAGCATCTGCAAGCATCCCATGTTACAGCCCTAATGACAAGGTGTTATATGTGTAGAACTGCCAGGAATGAATCTGTTATGTTTCTCATATACAGACCAAAATAACttacaattatttcttttaatttggtATTTGAATAGACAATGTAATCAGTGTACATGACTTGACTGGGTACTCTCTCATCACAACAATTAACAAGACGAGAGGAGCTACACTCTTTGCCGTTGATGTCAAGGTTAGTATCTTTCAGCTCATTTACCAAAAGATGAAGATGTAG is part of the Glandiceps talaboti chromosome 2, keGlaTala1.1, whole genome shotgun sequence genome and encodes:
- the LOC144453399 gene encoding protein O-glucosyltransferase 1-like translates to MEVGIVQRLVAISVLLLVSHQCSGSDEVDGVSSNTTDPRWQLYLNEIEFALSKYTECEQDIRECSCHRNVLNYDLKVWKDRGGITKDLFEKTLGQKVGTHYQIIKHKLYRSKECMFPSRCSGVEHFILKQINRLPDMEFIINVRDYPQSPKYTDPKPVLSFSKVDSQMWDIMYPAWTFWEGGPAVWPIFPTGLGRWDLFRESLYKEAKKWPWEEKHEKAFFRGSRTSAERDPLVLLSRAEPDLVDAQYTKNQAWKSDKDTLGAPPAKEITLEEHCQYKYLFNFRGVAASFRLKHLFLCKSLVFHVGNDWQEFFYPALKQWVHYIPVSQDLNQVKEVIEFVKANDKIAHEIAERGFKLIWDHLRMEDIECYWRKLLLEYAKLMKYKPKRNPALQLMQLKDEL